From a single Prosthecobacter sp. genomic region:
- a CDS encoding Gfo/Idh/MocA family oxidoreductase: MIRNLIFTVGAFALFSLNASAQHIRAGIIGLDTSHVLAFTKTLNTTPQKPEVMGVKLVAAYAQGSKDIPSSTQRVPEYTEKVKELGVEIVPSINDLLDKVDVVFLESNDGRVHLEQILPCIEAHKPVFIDKPIAGTLVDAIKIFDASKKASIPVFSSSSLRFGKGTQAVRGGSIGTVKQAETTSPASLEEHHPDLFWYGVHGVESLFTVMGTGCQSVKRGTTAEGKITVTGTWSGGRTGTFTEAKGYGGKAVGEKGEAAIGTYDGYDPLLFSAVHFFRTGIAPVSPEETIEIYAFMEAADESKRRNGAEVTLKEVMDKALAEARK, encoded by the coding sequence ATGATTCGCAACCTGATCTTCACCGTCGGCGCGTTCGCGCTGTTTTCCCTCAATGCCTCGGCCCAGCACATCCGCGCCGGCATCATCGGTCTCGACACCTCGCATGTCCTCGCCTTCACAAAAACGCTGAACACCACGCCGCAGAAACCGGAGGTCATGGGCGTGAAGCTCGTCGCCGCCTATGCGCAAGGCTCCAAGGACATTCCATCCAGCACTCAGCGCGTGCCTGAGTACACGGAGAAGGTGAAAGAGCTGGGCGTGGAAATTGTCCCCAGCATCAACGATCTGCTCGACAAGGTGGACGTTGTTTTCCTCGAGTCGAACGACGGCCGCGTTCACCTTGAGCAAATCCTGCCATGCATCGAGGCCCACAAGCCTGTGTTCATCGACAAGCCGATCGCCGGCACGCTCGTCGATGCGATCAAAATTTTTGATGCGTCCAAGAAAGCGAGCATTCCTGTGTTCTCCTCGTCCTCGCTGCGTTTCGGCAAAGGCACGCAGGCGGTGCGCGGCGGCAGCATTGGCACGGTGAAACAAGCGGAGACCACCAGTCCGGCCAGTCTCGAAGAACATCATCCTGATCTGTTCTGGTATGGCGTCCATGGTGTCGAATCACTCTTCACCGTCATGGGCACTGGCTGCCAGAGCGTGAAGCGTGGCACCACCGCCGAAGGCAAGATCACCGTCACCGGCACCTGGTCCGGCGGACGCACCGGCACCTTCACCGAGGCCAAGGGCTACGGTGGCAAGGCCGTCGGTGAAAAAGGCGAGGCCGCCATCGGAACCTACGACGGCTACGATCCGCTGCTGTTCTCAGCGGTGCACTTCTTCCGCACCGGAATCGCACCGGTCTCACCGGAGGAAACCATCGAAATCTACGCCTTCATGGAGGCTGCGGACGAGAGCAAGCGGCGCAACGGGGCCGAGGTCACCCTCAAGGAAGTGATGGACAAGGCGCTAGCCGAGGCACGAAAGTAA
- a CDS encoding cellulose synthase family protein, with product MTVWDNPFWFTSYILVFTALSAFGAHRIKVLYQFWKHRNNAPQPKYEFAELPVITIQLPIFNEYDVVENLLRCVSALDYPHDRLQIQVLDDSIDETAAFAEKLSAEYAAKGLDIEYRHRTNRHGFKAGALDEAMPFVKGEFICIFDADFQPQPDYLKKVIHHFTHENVGMVQARWGHANKDFSLLTRLQALFLDGHLVLEQTARSRHGEFLNFNGTAGIWRRKAIEDGGGWQHDTLTEDLDLSYRAQLKGWKFIYLKDVVVPAELPPDMDGFKSQQHRWTKGSIQVCKKILGDIWRSDIPLPLKLEATAHLTSNFAYLLTLCTLVLMYPANFVMGSSWHKAVFVDVPVFFFASFSVVVFYMTAQGAQTRFGWLKALPYVPVLLALGIGMSINNGKAVLEALLNQSSEFVRTPKYGVETKSQAAVKKSRYKAGKSIALWIEVALTGYFGWMIALAAQRGQWGSIPFLLLFFFGFGYVAAGSLMKRFSMERFQTAPVAAA from the coding sequence ATGACTGTGTGGGATAATCCCTTCTGGTTCACCAGCTACATCCTCGTCTTCACCGCCCTGTCCGCCTTTGGCGCGCACAGGATCAAGGTCTTGTATCAATTCTGGAAACACCGGAACAACGCGCCGCAGCCGAAGTACGAATTCGCCGAGCTGCCGGTCATCACGATCCAGCTCCCGATTTTCAACGAATACGACGTCGTCGAAAACCTGCTGCGCTGCGTCAGTGCCCTGGATTACCCGCATGACCGCCTGCAGATCCAGGTGCTGGACGATTCCATCGATGAAACCGCCGCCTTTGCTGAAAAACTCAGCGCCGAATACGCCGCGAAGGGTCTCGACATCGAATACCGCCACCGCACCAACCGCCACGGCTTCAAGGCCGGCGCGCTGGACGAGGCGATGCCGTTCGTGAAGGGCGAGTTCATCTGCATTTTCGACGCCGACTTCCAGCCGCAGCCGGATTATCTGAAAAAAGTCATCCACCACTTCACCCACGAGAACGTCGGCATGGTGCAGGCCCGCTGGGGCCACGCGAACAAGGATTTCTCCCTGCTCACACGACTCCAGGCGCTGTTTCTCGACGGCCATCTCGTGCTGGAGCAGACCGCCCGCAGCCGCCACGGCGAGTTTTTGAATTTCAACGGCACCGCCGGCATCTGGCGGCGCAAAGCGATCGAAGACGGTGGCGGCTGGCAGCACGACACGCTCACGGAAGACCTCGACCTCAGCTATCGCGCGCAGTTGAAGGGCTGGAAGTTCATCTACCTCAAAGATGTCGTCGTTCCCGCCGAACTGCCGCCGGACATGGACGGCTTCAAGAGCCAGCAGCATCGCTGGACGAAGGGCTCCATCCAGGTGTGCAAAAAAATCCTCGGTGACATCTGGCGCAGCGACATCCCGCTGCCCCTGAAGCTGGAGGCCACCGCGCACCTCACCTCCAACTTCGCCTACCTGCTCACGCTCTGCACGCTGGTGCTCATGTATCCGGCGAATTTCGTGATGGGCAGCTCCTGGCACAAGGCGGTGTTCGTCGACGTGCCCGTGTTCTTCTTCGCCTCCTTCTCCGTCGTGGTGTTTTACATGACCGCGCAGGGTGCGCAGACGCGCTTCGGCTGGCTCAAAGCGCTGCCGTACGTGCCCGTGCTGCTCGCGCTCGGCATCGGCATGAGCATCAACAACGGCAAGGCCGTGCTCGAAGCGCTGCTGAACCAGAGCTCCGAATTCGTCCGCACGCCGAAATACGGCGTCGAAACCAAGTCGCAGGCCGCTGTGAAGAAATCCCGCTACAAGGCCGGCAAATCCATCGCGCTGTGGATTGAGGTCGCGCTCACCGGTTACTTCGGCTGGATGATCGCCCTCGCCGCCCAGCGCGGCCAGTGGGGCTCGATCCCCTTCCTGCTGCTGTTCTTCTTCGGCTTCGGTTACGTGGCCGCAGGCTCGCTGATGAAGCGTTTCAGCATGGAGCGTTTCCAGACCGCGCCCGTGGCGGCAGCTTGA
- a CDS encoding PQQ-binding-like beta-propeller repeat protein: MKFVLALVFATTTLHATTSTDWPRFLGPTGAAIAAESKVPLKWSDSENIVWKAEMPGPGSSSPIVFGDKVFVTCWTGYGDKEGANDMSKLTRHLLCLSKADGKVLWDAKVPSSVEEDPWKGYITEHGYATHTPVTDGERVYVFFGKSGALAFDMAGKQLWQTSCGTGSGRMRWGSAGSPIVHCDLLIVNANDESQTIFGLDKKTGKQVWKAEGDFGMAYGTPNILQRDGVTDLVIAVPLELWGLNPETGKLRWYAVHGLSGNVSPSVVPGGDTAYVFGGFPSTRSAAIKLGGKGDITANAILWSSNTSSYVPTPILKNGHLYVINDQGFATCIDAKTGQDVYRERVLMGARGGGKPFYASPVLIGDKLVCVSRRDGAFIIAAKPKFELIGSNVFSLDKSQFHGTPAVSGDQLILRSDKAVYCIGTK, encoded by the coding sequence ATGAAATTCGTTCTCGCTCTCGTCTTTGCCACCACCACTCTTCACGCCACCACCTCGACCGACTGGCCGCGTTTCCTTGGGCCCACGGGAGCGGCGATTGCCGCCGAGTCCAAGGTGCCGCTGAAGTGGAGCGACTCGGAGAACATCGTGTGGAAGGCGGAGATGCCTGGCCCCGGCTCATCGAGTCCGATTGTTTTTGGCGACAAGGTTTTCGTGACCTGCTGGACCGGTTATGGCGACAAGGAAGGAGCGAATGACATGTCCAAGCTCACGCGGCATCTGCTTTGTCTGAGCAAGGCCGACGGCAAAGTACTGTGGGATGCCAAAGTGCCCTCCAGCGTCGAGGAGGATCCGTGGAAGGGCTACATCACCGAGCACGGCTACGCCACGCACACCCCCGTGACCGATGGCGAGCGCGTGTATGTGTTCTTCGGCAAAAGCGGCGCGCTCGCCTTCGACATGGCGGGCAAACAGCTCTGGCAGACCTCCTGCGGCACGGGTTCCGGCCGCATGCGCTGGGGTTCGGCAGGCAGCCCGATTGTACATTGCGATCTTCTCATCGTGAATGCGAACGATGAGAGCCAGACCATCTTTGGCCTCGATAAAAAAACCGGCAAACAGGTATGGAAGGCCGAGGGCGACTTCGGCATGGCCTACGGCACGCCGAACATTCTCCAGCGCGACGGCGTCACCGATCTCGTCATTGCCGTGCCGCTGGAGTTGTGGGGTTTGAATCCAGAAACCGGCAAACTGCGCTGGTATGCCGTGCATGGCTTGAGCGGCAACGTCTCCCCCAGCGTCGTTCCCGGCGGCGACACCGCCTACGTATTCGGCGGCTTTCCCTCCACCCGCAGCGCCGCCATCAAGCTCGGCGGCAAAGGCGACATCACCGCGAACGCCATCCTGTGGAGCAGCAACACCAGCTCCTATGTGCCGACACCGATTCTCAAGAACGGCCATCTCTACGTCATCAACGACCAGGGCTTCGCCACCTGCATCGACGCCAAAACCGGCCAGGACGTCTATCGCGAACGCGTGCTCATGGGTGCCCGCGGCGGCGGCAAACCGTTCTACGCCTCACCCGTGCTCATCGGCGACAAACTCGTCTGCGTCTCCCGCAGGGACGGTGCCTTCATCATCGCCGCGAAGCCGAAGTTCGAACTCATCGGCAGCAATGTGTTCTCGCTCGACAAGTCGCAGTTCCACGGCACTCCCGCCGTCAGCGGTGATCAACTGATCCTGCGCAGCGACAAGGCGGTGTACTGCATCGGCACGAAGTAA
- a CDS encoding PepSY-associated TM helix domain-containing protein, producing MKFRRILLWLHRWVGVIAGLVILFVAVTGGVLVFQHTQDRWLNPELFPREATAVEKRAPVSAALDELHPEIPVQGIRLPRDESDALVLMGGNRMIHCDPRTGAVLGIRPRMGLWWQTFVKLHVNLMLGSTGGLIVEIATWITLGLALTGLWLWWPLRIFGFRKGASFRRFNLDLHSVAGLYSSLFLIVVCITGLTMRHLHLEHPHSPGSHAPQTGALRISVDAAVQAAEKALPGAKAAAVEIPPPNPHATYRIQLAFPEDGSPAGRSVVFVDQWSGAALAVHSAREGSFMERYDNLQLSLHIGAVGGTATRWIAFFVCVALLLQIFSGYVLWWKRAA from the coding sequence ATGAAATTTCGCCGCATTCTTCTCTGGCTGCACCGTTGGGTGGGCGTGATCGCTGGTCTGGTCATTCTGTTTGTTGCGGTCACCGGTGGCGTGCTGGTGTTTCAGCACACACAGGATCGCTGGCTGAATCCTGAGTTGTTCCCGCGTGAGGCCACCGCTGTTGAAAAGCGGGCGCCGGTAAGTGCGGCGCTGGATGAATTACATCCCGAGATACCCGTGCAAGGCATCCGCCTGCCGCGTGATGAAAGCGACGCGCTGGTCTTGATGGGTGGAAACCGCATGATTCACTGCGATCCGCGCACCGGAGCGGTTCTCGGCATCCGCCCGCGCATGGGCCTGTGGTGGCAGACCTTTGTAAAACTGCATGTGAACCTCATGCTCGGCTCCACGGGCGGTTTGATCGTCGAAATCGCGACCTGGATCACGTTGGGCCTCGCGCTGACCGGTTTGTGGCTGTGGTGGCCGCTGCGCATCTTCGGATTCCGCAAAGGCGCGAGTTTTCGCCGCTTCAATCTCGATCTGCACAGCGTGGCGGGCTTGTACTCGTCGTTGTTTCTCATCGTGGTCTGCATCACCGGCCTCACCATGCGGCATCTGCATCTCGAGCATCCGCATTCGCCAGGATCGCATGCGCCGCAGACCGGAGCACTGCGCATCAGCGTCGATGCGGCGGTTCAAGCCGCTGAAAAAGCCCTGCCCGGCGCCAAGGCCGCCGCCGTGGAAATACCGCCGCCCAATCCGCATGCGACGTATCGCATCCAGCTCGCTTTTCCTGAAGATGGATCGCCTGCGGGCCGCAGCGTGGTGTTTGTGGATCAGTGGAGCGGCGCAGCGCTCGCCGTTCACAGCGCTCGTGAAGGCAGCTTCATGGAGCGCTATGACAATCTCCAGCTCTCGCTGCACATCGGCGCCGTCGGCGGCACGGCCACGCGCTGGATCGCGTTCTTCGTCTGTGTGGCGCTGTTGCTACAGATTTTCAGCGGCTATGTGCTGTGGTGGAAGCGCGCGGCGTAA
- a CDS encoding TatD family hydrolase, protein MLYDAHNHLQDERLDPWRDQIIATLPQSGLAEMIVNGSCEEDWPAVAKLAHNHTWIRPAFGLHPWYVKKRTARWLEILRQYLLDQPNAVVGEIGLDRWIKNPDIDAQLECFRSQLALAVEFDRPATIHCLRAFGLLEQTLRSMPLPRRGFLLHSYGGPTEMIPSFVELGARFSLSPYFGHPRKAAQLAVFQSVPLDRLLAETDAPDMWPPDELNPHPLKTADGAALNHPANLSVSYELLARVRGMPVEELQGIIAANYTTLFAF, encoded by the coding sequence ATGCTCTACGACGCCCACAATCACCTCCAGGACGAGCGCCTCGACCCCTGGCGGGATCAAATCATCGCCACGCTGCCGCAATCCGGCCTGGCGGAGATGATCGTGAACGGCTCCTGCGAAGAAGACTGGCCCGCCGTGGCGAAACTCGCTCACAATCACACCTGGATTCGTCCCGCCTTCGGTTTGCACCCGTGGTACGTCAAAAAACGCACAGCCAGATGGTTGGAAATCCTTCGCCAGTATCTTTTGGATCAGCCTAACGCCGTGGTCGGCGAAATCGGCCTCGACCGCTGGATCAAGAATCCGGATATCGACGCTCAGCTCGAATGTTTCCGCTCACAACTCGCCCTGGCCGTCGAATTCGACCGGCCCGCCACCATTCATTGCCTCCGTGCGTTTGGATTGCTGGAACAAACGCTTCGCTCCATGCCGCTGCCGCGTCGCGGCTTTTTGCTGCATTCGTATGGGGGCCCGACCGAAATGATCCCGAGCTTTGTCGAACTGGGTGCGCGGTTCTCCCTCTCACCCTATTTCGGCCATCCACGCAAAGCCGCACAGCTCGCCGTCTTCCAGTCCGTGCCGCTGGACCGCCTCCTCGCCGAAACCGACGCCCCCGACATGTGGCCGCCGGATGAATTGAACCCGCATCCTTTGAAAACCGCCGACGGTGCCGCCCTCAATCACCCGGCCAACCTAAGTGTGAGCTACGAACTCCTCGCCCGGGTGCGCGGCATGCCTGTGGAAGAATTGCAAGGCATCATCGCCGCCAATTACACCACACTCTTTGCCTTCTGA
- a CDS encoding Do family serine endopeptidase codes for MKTPHRLLTTFACLSLLPAGLPHLSAQQPAAPPATTPPPLLPSAAPKTTPADFQAKIIKDASPLPNGGQLQMSYASVVDKILPSVVTIHSSAPIKTPEIDQIPPQLRPFFYRFFGAPDGFGGMNEDDEPSLNPRGKRGQPQRPQQLPEDESHQQRGVGSGMIISADGYILTNNHVIADAKKIEVDVDTDGSSHTYTAEVVGADPLTDVALIKINATGLKTATIGDSSKLRVGDIVLAAGAPMELSRSVTQGIVSALGRSNEGIVGRGNGQSRVKGYEDFIQTDASINPGNSGGPLVDAMGRVVGINTAILSRSGMNAGIGFAIPINMALNIVEDLLDDGAVQRGFLGVQITDLDATLSERLGIKEHGGAVVMMVGAGSPAEKAGIQLEDVIVSINGQRVDNSSRLRLIVSSAKPGTQIPIELMRAGKRITVNATLEALPEEALSEVGGGSLKPRPGTGGAQQQKENVGELVTGVTVQTLTAALRERHDVPANVSGVIVTKVDPESRAAAMGVEEGDVISHVNRKAVANAAEARTLAKGSDKTVLLRVWRKGDTMLLMIGNN; via the coding sequence ATGAAAACCCCGCATCGCCTCCTCACCACGTTCGCGTGCCTCAGCCTCCTGCCCGCAGGACTGCCGCACCTCAGCGCACAACAGCCCGCGGCACCTCCGGCCACCACACCACCGCCTTTGTTGCCTTCCGCCGCTCCGAAGACCACTCCCGCCGATTTTCAGGCGAAAATCATCAAGGACGCCAGTCCCCTGCCAAATGGCGGCCAGTTGCAGATGAGCTATGCCAGCGTGGTCGATAAAATCCTGCCCAGCGTCGTCACCATCCACTCCTCCGCGCCGATCAAGACGCCTGAGATCGATCAAATCCCGCCGCAGCTCCGCCCCTTCTTCTACCGCTTCTTCGGCGCGCCAGATGGTTTTGGCGGAATGAACGAGGATGACGAACCCTCGCTCAATCCGCGCGGCAAGCGCGGCCAGCCACAGCGCCCGCAGCAGTTGCCTGAGGATGAATCGCACCAGCAGCGCGGAGTCGGCTCCGGCATGATCATTTCTGCTGACGGTTACATTCTGACGAACAATCACGTCATCGCTGATGCCAAAAAAATCGAGGTCGATGTCGATACCGATGGCAGCAGCCACACCTACACGGCGGAGGTCGTCGGCGCCGACCCGCTGACCGATGTCGCCCTCATCAAGATCAACGCCACGGGCCTCAAAACCGCCACGATCGGCGACAGCTCAAAGCTCCGCGTCGGCGACATCGTGCTCGCCGCCGGTGCGCCGATGGAGCTCAGCCGCTCCGTCACCCAGGGCATCGTCAGCGCCCTTGGCCGCAGCAATGAGGGCATCGTTGGCAGAGGCAACGGCCAAAGCCGTGTCAAAGGCTATGAGGACTTCATTCAAACCGACGCCTCCATCAATCCCGGCAACTCCGGCGGCCCGCTCGTCGATGCCATGGGCCGTGTCGTCGGCATCAACACCGCCATCCTGTCACGGTCCGGCATGAACGCCGGTATCGGCTTCGCCATTCCGATCAACATGGCACTCAACATCGTCGAAGACCTGCTCGATGACGGCGCCGTGCAGCGCGGCTTCCTCGGCGTGCAGATCACCGATCTCGATGCCACCCTGTCCGAGCGCCTCGGCATCAAAGAACACGGCGGCGCGGTCGTCATGATGGTGGGCGCGGGTTCGCCCGCTGAAAAGGCCGGCATCCAGCTTGAGGATGTCATCGTCAGCATCAACGGCCAGAGGGTCGATAACAGCAGCCGTCTGCGCCTCATCGTCAGCAGTGCCAAGCCAGGAACCCAGATCCCCATCGAGCTCATGCGTGCTGGCAAACGCATCACGGTGAACGCCACGCTCGAAGCCCTGCCGGAGGAAGCCCTGTCCGAAGTCGGCGGCGGATCACTCAAGCCACGTCCAGGCACTGGCGGTGCGCAGCAGCAAAAAGAAAACGTCGGCGAACTCGTCACCGGCGTCACTGTGCAGACGCTCACGGCCGCGTTGCGCGAACGCCATGACGTCCCGGCCAACGTCAGCGGCGTCATCGTCACCAAAGTCGATCCCGAGAGCCGTGCCGCCGCCATGGGCGTCGAGGAAGGCGATGTCATCTCGCATGTGAACCGCAAGGCCGTCGCCAACGCCGCCGAGGCCCGCACCCTCGCCAAAGGCAGCGACAAGACCGTCCTCCTGCGCGTCTGGCGCAAAGGCGACACCATGCTGCTGATGATTGGCAACAACTGA
- the pyk gene encoding pyruvate kinase, translating to MRKTKILCTLGPATESPEVISTLIAKGADVIRLNMSHASHDWVRAVYARVREAAAATKREIAVLMDLTGPSIRTGDVEQPWQLQVGDTVEFRCKPEITATTQYSVGVNYPDLGKDLKAGDTIMVDGGMIQIKATEISTTRVIGTVMTKGEMKSRRHINLPGVPVRLPPLTQKDYADLDLGVDLGVDFFALSFAREPGHLQHLQLLLEQKRSKARVIAKIENQQALNNIDALVEASGGIMIARGDLGSECPIEDLPLIQRQIVERCSYHGRKVIVATQMLESMIENPVPTRAEVTDIFNAVIEQVDCVMLSGETSVGRYPDKCVEVLDTVIRRIEQKYPSGRFASDAPLKTNKHKTVKAAILLANSIPGSKLLVFTIRGVMAHLLAHQRPEFAPIFAFTPNLHVSRTLVTARGVHPFVLKFTEGQPEDSIRDALDLLRKENFIKLGDPLVILSDALYDGVNVDAILLREA from the coding sequence ATGCGCAAAACCAAAATTCTCTGCACTCTCGGCCCTGCCACCGAGAGCCCCGAAGTCATTTCCACCCTCATTGCCAAAGGCGCCGACGTCATCCGTCTGAACATGAGCCACGCCTCGCACGACTGGGTGCGCGCCGTCTATGCCCGCGTCCGTGAAGCCGCCGCCGCCACCAAACGCGAGATCGCCGTGCTCATGGACCTCACCGGCCCCAGCATCCGCACCGGCGATGTCGAGCAGCCCTGGCAGCTCCAGGTCGGCGACACCGTCGAATTCCGCTGCAAACCCGAGATCACGGCCACCACACAGTATTCCGTCGGCGTGAACTACCCTGACCTCGGCAAGGACCTCAAAGCCGGTGACACCATCATGGTCGATGGCGGTATGATCCAGATCAAAGCCACAGAAATCTCCACCACCCGCGTCATCGGCACCGTCATGACCAAAGGCGAGATGAAATCCCGCCGCCACATCAATCTTCCCGGCGTTCCCGTGCGCCTGCCGCCGCTCACGCAGAAAGATTATGCCGATCTCGATCTCGGGGTCGATCTCGGGGTCGATTTCTTCGCCCTGAGCTTTGCGCGTGAACCTGGCCACCTCCAGCATCTCCAACTCCTGCTCGAACAAAAACGCAGCAAAGCCCGCGTCATCGCCAAGATCGAGAACCAGCAGGCCCTCAACAACATCGACGCCCTTGTTGAGGCCTCCGGCGGCATCATGATCGCCCGTGGCGACCTCGGCAGCGAGTGCCCCATCGAGGATCTGCCCCTCATCCAGCGCCAGATCGTCGAACGCTGCTCCTACCATGGCCGCAAAGTCATCGTCGCCACCCAGATGCTCGAGAGCATGATCGAAAACCCCGTGCCCACCCGTGCCGAGGTCACTGACATCTTCAACGCCGTCATCGAGCAGGTGGATTGCGTCATGCTCAGCGGCGAAACCAGCGTGGGCCGCTATCCTGACAAGTGCGTCGAGGTGCTCGACACCGTCATCCGCCGCATCGAGCAAAAGTATCCCTCCGGCCGCTTCGCCAGCGATGCGCCGCTCAAAACCAACAAACACAAGACCGTCAAGGCCGCCATCCTGCTCGCCAACAGCATCCCCGGCAGCAAGCTGCTCGTCTTCACCATTCGCGGAGTCATGGCACATCTGCTGGCACACCAGCGCCCCGAATTCGCCCCCATCTTCGCCTTCACGCCGAACCTGCACGTCAGCCGCACCCTCGTCACCGCCCGTGGTGTGCATCCCTTCGTCCTCAAGTTCACCGAAGGCCAGCCTGAGGACAGCATCCGCGATGCGCTCGATCTCCTGCGCAAAGAAAACTTTATCAAGTTGGGGGATCCCCTCGTCATTCTCAGCGATGCCCTCTATGACGGTGTCAATGTCGACGCCATTCTGCTGCGCGAGGCTTGA
- a CDS encoding class I SAM-dependent methyltransferase, with amino-acid sequence MPTEQRDWYDTPLYYDIVFDDGTRQEADFLEGAFVKHGDGKGRRLLEPACGSGRLALEMARRGWDVSGFDGNANMIEFAKERMAQHGLKAWLWEDWMQSFTLPKGLKGGFDLAHCLVSTFKYLHTEKDAAECLRRVAASLRPGGLFFLGLHLTDYERGTAEHERWVAKRGKIEVVCNTHTWPADPKTRLENLRTRLKITDAGRTHTQETHWQFRTYNAAQLKALLRKVPELELQECYDFTYDLAEPRRFDDSYADVLLVLRKS; translated from the coding sequence ATGCCCACCGAACAGCGCGACTGGTATGACACGCCCCTTTATTATGACATCGTCTTCGATGACGGCACGAGACAGGAGGCTGACTTCCTCGAAGGCGCGTTCGTAAAGCATGGTGATGGCAAAGGCCGTCGTTTGCTCGAACCTGCCTGCGGCAGCGGCCGTCTGGCGCTGGAGATGGCCCGCCGTGGCTGGGACGTGAGCGGATTCGACGGCAATGCGAACATGATCGAGTTCGCCAAGGAACGCATGGCTCAACACGGCCTCAAAGCGTGGCTGTGGGAGGACTGGATGCAGAGTTTCACGCTGCCGAAGGGCTTGAAAGGTGGCTTTGATCTCGCGCATTGCCTCGTGAGCACCTTCAAATACCTGCACACGGAAAAAGACGCCGCCGAGTGCCTGCGCCGAGTCGCGGCGAGCCTGCGGCCCGGCGGATTGTTCTTCCTCGGGCTGCATCTGACCGATTACGAACGCGGCACCGCCGAGCATGAGCGCTGGGTGGCGAAACGCGGCAAAATCGAGGTCGTCTGCAACACCCACACCTGGCCCGCCGACCCGAAGACGCGTCTCGAAAACCTGCGCACACGGCTGAAGATCACGGACGCGGGCCGCACGCACACGCAGGAGACCCACTGGCAGTTTCGCACCTACAATGCGGCGCAATTGAAGGCGCTGCTGCGCAAGGTGCCGGAACTCGAGTTGCAGGAGTGCTACGACTTCACCTACGACCTCGCCGAGCCGCGACGTTTTGACGACAGCTACGCGGACGTGCTGCTGGTGCTGCGGAAAAGCTGA